GGCGCCGTTCACCTGTGCCCCGTGCCGTCGGTGGGCGATGGCGACGATCCACCAGGCCACCTCGTCGGCGGTGTTGACCCGCCCCTGCGGGAACCGAGCGGTGTTCTCGGACTCCACCCGCGCGAGGTCGGCCTCCGAGTATCCGTTGTTCGTCAGCACCGGAGTGTCGGTGGGGCCGGGCGCCACGGTCACCGCGCGGACGCCCCGCGAGCCGAGTTCGGCCGCCCACGCCCGGCTGAGGAAGTCCAGCCCGGCCTTGCTCGCACCGTAGACCGACATGTCCGGCCAGCCGCGCTGCCCGACCGCCGTGCTGACGTTGATCACCGCGCCCCCGACGGCCTCCAGGCTCGGCAGCGCCTCCTGCGTCAGGAACATCGGCGCCACCAGGTTGGTCTCAAGCTGGCGATTCACCTCTTCCCTGGTGATCGAGCCCAACGGCGTCCGGCCGACGACGCCCGCGTTGTTCACCAGCACGTCGAGGCGTCCGGACAGCGTCAGCGCCGCCTCGACGATGCGCGCAGGCCCGTCCGCCGAGGTGACGTCGACGGCGAGCGGGTGGATCGTCGGGTGTCCGTCCGCGGTCTCGGTCAGCGGTTCCGGCCTGCGCCCGACGGCGAGCACCCTCGCACCGCGCTCGGCGAAGGCGCGGGCGGCCGCCCGGCCGATCCCGGACCCGCCACCGGTGACGATGACGCTCTGACCTGCGAAATCGATCTCGTGCTCTGTCATGTCGGGGACGGTAGAACGTTGACGTCAGTGACAAGGTCAAGCCGAGGCGCCGGTGACGGCCGAGGTCGTGAGCGGGATCACGGGCCTCCGGTGCAGCGCCGAGGGCGGCTCAGCCGCCGGTCGCCGAGAAGTGCATCAGGTCGGACGGGGAACTCCACCGCCCGCCCCACGTCCAGCCGATCTCGTCGAAGGCCGCCGTCACGACATCGCCCTCCAGGATCATCCCGTCCCGCACCCGGCCTCGGTCGACATAGGCCGAGGCCAGCTCGGGCAGCACGACCCCGTCGGAGCGCACATACGGGTTGACGAACGGGTTGACGTCCACCGCGAGCCCGGAGGCGTGTGCCGACCAGGCGCCGGAGCCGACGGCGGCGCGGCACACGAAGGCGGAGGTGTTGTTGCCGTCCCCGGTCGGCGCCGTGTCCAGTTCCCAGGCGGCGGTCACCCGCATCTCCTCGATCGGGAAGCGGTCGGCGTGCAGCCTGCCGAAGGCCGTGACGATTGCGTCGGCGACGTCGGCGTGGACGAGCATCTCCCCGGTGTGATGCCCGCCGTCGAAGCCCCAGAACGACATCGTCAGGTATCGCAGGTCCGTCGCGGCGACCGGGCAGCCCGCATGCCAGGTGCTGCGGGCGAGGAGCTCCTCGGGCACCGTCTCGACGGCGGCCGCGTAGCGCTCGTCCGGCGGGGCGGGCAGCAGGTCGGGGGTCGGCAGCCTGCGATCGACCAGCTCCGGGGGCGTGGGCAGGATCTCGCCGAGGCCGTCCGGTCGTTCCGGCAGTGGCGACGCCCCGACCTGCCAGTGCGTCGGCGCGGCGGGTTCCGCGGGCTCGGCAGGTTCGTCGTCCGGTTCCGGCGTGGCCGTGGGGGATCGGGACGACTCGTCGGCCGGGTCGCTTGACTCCGGTGCCGTGGTGACGCCGACCGTGCCGGGGTCCAGCGGCGCGACCGCGTCGGAACTCGGCGGCGGGCCGAGCGAACAGGCAGCCGACATCGCCACCGCCGCTGCTAACCCGGCCGTCACCCGGTGGAGTGTCTTTTCCATGGCCATCCCACCAGCGTGGCACGAGTGACGAGCGGGACGCCGGGGCGCCCGAGTTGTTGCTGACGGGGTTCCGTGTTGCGCTGCATGGACGCCGATCAGAGCGGGGGAGCGA
The Actinoalloteichus fjordicus DNA segment above includes these coding regions:
- a CDS encoding M15 family metallopeptidase; translated protein: MTAGLAAAVAMSAACSLGPPPSSDAVAPLDPGTVGVTTAPESSDPADESSRSPTATPEPDDEPAEPAEPAAPTHWQVGASPLPERPDGLGEILPTPPELVDRRLPTPDLLPAPPDERYAAAVETVPEELLARSTWHAGCPVAATDLRYLTMSFWGFDGGHHTGEMLVHADVADAIVTAFGRLHADRFPIEEMRVTAAWELDTAPTGDGNNTSAFVCRAAVGSGAWSAHASGLAVDVNPFVNPYVRSDGVVLPELASAYVDRGRVRDGMILEGDVVTAAFDEIGWTWGGRWSSPSDLMHFSATGG
- a CDS encoding SDR family NAD(P)-dependent oxidoreductase, producing the protein MTEHEIDFAGQSVIVTGGGSGIGRAAARAFAERGARVLAVGRRPEPLTETADGHPTIHPLAVDVTSADGPARIVEAALTLSGRLDVLVNNAGVVGRTPLGSITREEVNRQLETNLVAPMFLTQEALPSLEAVGGAVINVSTAVGQRGWPDMSVYGASKAGLDFLSRAWAAELGSRGVRAVTVAPGPTDTPVLTNNGYSEADLARVESENTARFPQGRVNTADEVAWWIVAIAHRRHGAQVNGAWFPVDGGGSVT